In Corallococcus silvisoli, one genomic interval encodes:
- a CDS encoding CDP-alcohol phosphatidyltransferase family protein, with protein sequence MHRRASLVLLNLLSLSRLPLAAAFIVVSDSRTRAFLVVVAAATDFLDGWIARNRGLATRLGALIDPVADRAFMVTAFIVCLLDGLIDPVELTLLLLRDIGTAIGFIVARLRPDMRAVELKARMLGKLVTALQLAVLLCVLLYPPLVRPLVALVALLSLASVVDYSRAVWRQRRGRQLPPSRPSPRIPQGPTGAPLESARK encoded by the coding sequence ATGCACCGTCGGGCAAGCCTCGTGCTGCTCAATCTGCTGTCGCTGTCGCGCCTGCCGCTCGCCGCGGCATTCATCGTGGTGTCGGATTCGCGCACGCGAGCCTTCCTGGTGGTGGTGGCGGCGGCGACGGACTTCCTGGATGGATGGATCGCCCGGAACCGGGGGCTGGCCACGCGGCTGGGGGCGCTCATCGACCCGGTGGCGGATCGCGCGTTCATGGTGACGGCCTTCATCGTGTGCCTGCTGGATGGGCTCATCGATCCGGTGGAGCTGACGCTGCTGCTCCTGCGCGACATCGGCACGGCCATCGGCTTCATCGTCGCGAGGCTGCGGCCGGACATGCGGGCCGTCGAGCTCAAGGCGCGGATGCTGGGCAAGCTGGTGACGGCGCTGCAGCTCGCGGTGTTGCTGTGCGTGCTGCTCTACCCACCGCTGGTGCGTCCGCTCGTGGCGCTCGTCGCGCTGTTGTCGCTGGCGTCGGTGGTGGATTACTCGCGGGCGGTGTGGCGCCAGCGTCGGGGGAGGCAATTGCCGCCGTCGCGACCGTCGCCGCGCATTCCCCAAGGGCCCACGGGTGCGCCCCTGGAGTCCGCGCGGAAGTGA
- a CDS encoding PAS domain-containing protein: MSSAASLLRSSPRASILIVDDTPGHLLALEGILAQLGQRLVRAASGREALRRVLDEDFAAVLMDMNLGDMTGVEVLGLLRERERNRRTPVLLMTAGDGDEKEWLAAYAHGAVDYLRKPLRPEILLAKVSMFVELHLAREAVQQREEALRERERDAMEAMHRERLHAFFMQAPVGISIVRGPDFVFELANPHYELLVGRKVRPGQALREVFPEMDSQPEIMEVLREVVRTRQPFSRPEFEVQLERDGHPDSVFFNVIYHPLVELDGTAAGIITLATDVTEFVRARRRTEALTQDLRRQQAALADSEQRLRLALTATSLGTFDMDTVNGTLRWDARCKALFGLPPEAEASYELFLAGLHPEDRDAVQRAVALSWDPTGRGDYDVAYRTVGLKDGVERWVRATGRTLFEEGRPVRFVGTVQDITARKRADAERARLMAGELRRTEQLRGLSRASLALNAAGSVQAILDLVTLKARKLIGANQSSVRLVEGREAGPPLTALSSVEPGAATEVDERGLFARVCQENRPLRLTRDELRQHASYAQAVPAPSPALPLKGFLAVPLVGHDGRNLGLVQVSDKVEGDFDAEDETVAVQLAQMASVALENARLYETLQAERRNLFAVLKQLPAAITVLRGPELIFEMVNDLRQKLTGSRPLVGLTVRQALPELKDQGQVEQLERVFRTGETYRGHEVPMRLSREVGQDAPEGYFNLTFQPLLNAEGQVEGIVSVSWEVTEQVLARRRIEALAAELREREQQFRTLADSIPQLAWMTEPDGSIFWFNQRWYDYTGSSLEQMQGWGWTSVHDPEDVDRVVAHFKAALSEGRLWEDQFRMRRADGTFRWFLSRAMPVRDAEGRIVRWFGTNTDIDDERRTLESLKQAEEEIRRLNTGLEKRVRERTAQLQEANKELESFSYSVSHDLRAPLRHITGFAQLLDRRAAAKLDDVSRGYLSTIAGAAKQGGTLVDDLLAFSRMGRAELRQTRVDLGPLVDEVRKDLLPESTGRQVEWRVAPLPSVEGDPALLRQVIHNLLSNALKYTRPKPEALIEVGGRETETEVAVWVRDNGVGFEMQYVDKLFGVFQRLHMAEEFEGTGIGLANVRRIVSRHGGRTWAEGAVGQGATFTFTLPRTSPLEKKEDRA; this comes from the coding sequence ATGTCCTCCGCCGCGTCCCTCCTCAGGTCCTCACCTCGGGCCAGCATCCTCATCGTCGACGACACCCCCGGGCACCTGTTGGCGCTGGAGGGCATTCTCGCGCAGCTGGGGCAGCGGCTGGTGCGGGCCGCGTCCGGCCGGGAAGCGTTGCGGCGGGTGCTGGACGAGGACTTCGCCGCTGTCCTGATGGACATGAACCTGGGCGACATGACGGGCGTGGAGGTGCTGGGCCTGCTGCGCGAGCGTGAGCGCAACCGGCGCACGCCGGTACTCCTGATGACCGCGGGTGACGGGGACGAGAAGGAGTGGCTGGCCGCGTACGCGCACGGCGCGGTGGACTACCTGCGCAAGCCGCTGCGGCCCGAGATCCTCCTGGCCAAGGTGTCGATGTTCGTGGAGCTGCACCTGGCGCGCGAGGCCGTGCAGCAGCGCGAGGAGGCCCTGCGCGAGCGCGAGCGGGACGCGATGGAGGCCATGCACCGCGAGCGGCTGCATGCGTTCTTCATGCAGGCCCCGGTGGGCATCTCCATCGTGCGCGGGCCGGACTTCGTCTTCGAGCTGGCCAACCCCCACTACGAGCTGCTGGTGGGCCGGAAGGTGCGGCCGGGGCAGGCGCTGAGGGAGGTGTTTCCGGAGATGGACTCGCAGCCGGAGATCATGGAGGTGCTGCGCGAGGTGGTGCGCACGCGGCAGCCCTTCTCTCGGCCGGAGTTCGAGGTCCAGCTGGAGCGCGACGGCCATCCGGACTCCGTCTTCTTCAACGTCATCTACCACCCGCTGGTGGAGTTGGATGGCACCGCGGCCGGCATCATCACCCTGGCCACCGACGTGACGGAGTTCGTGCGCGCGCGACGCCGCACGGAGGCGCTGACCCAGGACCTGCGCCGGCAGCAGGCCGCGCTGGCGGACAGCGAGCAGCGCTTGCGCCTGGCGCTGACGGCCACCTCGCTGGGCACCTTCGACATGGACACCGTGAATGGCACGCTCCGGTGGGACGCGCGCTGCAAGGCGTTGTTCGGTCTGCCCCCGGAGGCGGAGGCGTCCTATGAGCTCTTCCTCGCGGGCCTGCACCCGGAGGACCGCGACGCCGTGCAGCGCGCCGTGGCGCTGAGCTGGGACCCCACCGGCCGGGGCGACTACGACGTCGCGTACCGCACCGTGGGGCTGAAGGACGGCGTGGAGCGCTGGGTGCGCGCCACGGGCCGGACGCTCTTCGAGGAGGGCCGGCCGGTGCGCTTCGTGGGCACCGTGCAGGACATCACCGCGCGCAAGCGCGCCGACGCGGAGCGGGCCCGGTTGATGGCGGGCGAGCTGCGCCGCACCGAGCAGCTGCGCGGCCTGTCGCGCGCGAGTCTGGCGCTCAACGCGGCCGGTAGCGTGCAAGCCATCCTGGACCTGGTCACGCTCAAGGCGCGCAAGCTGATTGGCGCGAACCAGTCCTCGGTGCGGCTGGTGGAGGGACGCGAGGCGGGCCCGCCGCTCACCGCGCTGTCCTCGGTGGAGCCGGGCGCGGCGACGGAGGTGGACGAGCGGGGCCTGTTCGCCCGCGTGTGCCAGGAGAACCGGCCGCTGCGGCTGACGCGCGACGAGCTGCGGCAGCACGCGTCGTACGCGCAGGCGGTCCCCGCGCCCTCACCCGCGCTGCCGCTGAAGGGCTTCCTCGCGGTGCCGTTGGTCGGGCACGACGGCCGCAACCTGGGGCTCGTGCAGGTGTCCGACAAGGTGGAGGGCGACTTCGACGCGGAGGATGAGACGGTCGCCGTGCAGCTGGCGCAGATGGCCAGCGTGGCGCTGGAGAACGCGCGCCTGTACGAGACGCTTCAAGCGGAGCGGCGCAACCTGTTCGCGGTGCTCAAGCAGCTGCCCGCCGCCATCACCGTGCTGCGAGGCCCGGAGCTGATCTTCGAGATGGTCAACGACCTGCGCCAGAAGCTCACCGGCTCCAGGCCGCTGGTGGGGCTGACCGTGCGCCAGGCCCTGCCGGAGTTGAAGGACCAGGGGCAGGTCGAGCAGCTGGAGCGGGTGTTCCGCACCGGAGAGACCTACCGGGGCCACGAGGTGCCCATGCGCCTGAGCCGCGAGGTGGGGCAGGACGCGCCCGAGGGCTACTTCAACCTCACCTTCCAGCCGCTGCTCAACGCGGAGGGGCAGGTGGAGGGCATCGTGTCCGTGTCGTGGGAGGTGACGGAGCAGGTGCTGGCGCGGCGGCGCATCGAGGCGCTGGCCGCGGAGCTGCGGGAGCGCGAGCAGCAGTTCCGCACGCTGGCGGACTCCATCCCGCAGCTGGCCTGGATGACGGAGCCGGACGGCAGCATCTTCTGGTTCAACCAACGCTGGTACGACTACACGGGCTCCTCGCTGGAGCAGATGCAGGGCTGGGGCTGGACGTCGGTGCATGACCCGGAGGACGTGGACCGGGTGGTGGCCCACTTCAAGGCGGCCTTGAGCGAGGGCCGGCTGTGGGAGGACCAGTTCCGCATGCGCCGCGCGGACGGCACCTTCCGCTGGTTCCTGTCCCGCGCGATGCCGGTGCGCGACGCGGAGGGCCGCATCGTGCGCTGGTTCGGCACCAACACGGACATCGACGACGAGCGCCGGACGCTGGAGAGCCTCAAGCAGGCGGAGGAGGAGATCCGCCGCCTCAACACGGGGCTGGAGAAGCGCGTGCGCGAGCGCACCGCCCAGCTCCAGGAGGCGAACAAGGAGCTGGAGTCCTTCAGCTACTCCGTGTCGCACGACCTGCGCGCGCCGCTGCGACACATCACGGGCTTCGCGCAGCTGCTGGACCGCCGGGCGGCGGCGAAGCTGGATGACGTGTCGCGGGGCTACCTGTCCACCATCGCGGGCGCGGCGAAGCAGGGCGGCACGCTGGTGGACGACCTGCTCGCGTTCAGCCGCATGGGCCGGGCGGAGCTGCGCCAGACGCGGGTGGACCTGGGGCCGCTGGTGGACGAAGTGCGCAAGGACCTGCTGCCGGAGTCCACGGGCCGGCAGGTGGAGTGGCGGGTGGCCCCCCTTCCCTCGGTGGAGGGCGACCCGGCCCTCTTGCGGCAGGTCATCCACAACCTGCTGTCCAACGCGTTGAAGTACACGCGCCCGAAGCCGGAGGCCCTCATCGAAGTGGGCGGGCGAGAGACGGAGACCGAGGTCGCGGTATGGGTGCGCGACAACGGCGTGGGCTTCGAGATGCAGTACGTGGACAAGTTGTTTGGCGTCTTCCAGCGGCTGCACATGGCCGAGGAGTTCGAGGGCACCGGCATCGGGCTCGCGAACGTGCGGCGCATCGTGTCGCGCCACGGTGGACGGACCTGGGCGGAGGGCGCCGTGGGGCAGGGCGCGACCTTCACCTTCACCCTGCCCCGGACTTCTCCGCTGGAGAAGAAGGAAGACCGCGCGTGA
- a CDS encoding DUF4846 domain-containing protein — protein MNALGTHRPPRHLRAFLVLATVASVALPLASCEAAGRATVQPHAPTAEERTHYPWLPATARVRALEETFAPPEGYARVPVEAGSFGAWLRGLPLRPEGTPVRDYQGGTVLAASDARLAAVAELDVGGVNLQQCADSILRLHAEWRWASGHPERIAYHFTSGHLAAWPRYSAGERARVSGAKVTWVPGSAAADASRAAFRNYLDLLFTYAGTLSLQAEGARVTGEPRPGDFFVLGGSPGHTVLVLDVATNAKGERVALMGQGFTPAQDFHVLSGKDGPWFPLGGDSVTTPFWVSFPRASLRRLPSP, from the coding sequence GTGAATGCGTTGGGAACCCACCGCCCCCCGCGACACCTGCGCGCGTTCCTCGTGCTGGCCACCGTGGCTTCTGTCGCGCTGCCCCTCGCGAGCTGCGAAGCGGCCGGCCGGGCGACGGTCCAGCCCCACGCCCCCACGGCCGAGGAGCGGACGCACTATCCGTGGCTCCCCGCCACCGCGCGGGTGCGTGCGCTGGAGGAGACCTTCGCGCCTCCGGAGGGCTACGCGCGCGTGCCCGTGGAGGCCGGCTCCTTCGGCGCATGGCTGCGCGGCCTGCCCCTGCGGCCCGAGGGCACCCCCGTGCGCGACTACCAGGGCGGCACGGTGCTGGCCGCCTCCGACGCTCGGCTCGCGGCGGTCGCGGAGCTGGACGTGGGCGGCGTCAACCTCCAGCAGTGCGCGGACTCCATCCTGCGCCTCCATGCCGAATGGCGCTGGGCCTCCGGTCACCCGGAGCGCATCGCCTACCACTTCACCAGCGGCCATCTGGCGGCGTGGCCCCGCTACTCGGCGGGTGAGCGGGCGCGCGTCTCTGGCGCGAAGGTGACGTGGGTGCCGGGCAGCGCCGCGGCCGATGCGTCGCGCGCGGCCTTCCGGAACTACCTGGACCTGCTCTTCACCTACGCGGGCACCCTGTCCCTCCAGGCGGAGGGCGCGCGCGTCACGGGGGAGCCGCGCCCCGGGGACTTCTTCGTCCTGGGCGGCAGTCCCGGCCACACGGTGCTCGTGTTGGACGTGGCCACCAACGCGAAGGGGGAGCGGGTGGCGTTGATGGGCCAGGGGTTCACGCCCGCGCAGGACTTCCACGTCCTTTCGGGGAAGGACGGCCCCTGGTTCCCGCTGGGCGGGGACTCCGTGACGACGCCCTTCTGGGTGTCCTTCCCCAGGGCGTCCCTGCGCCGCCTGCCGTCGCCATGA
- a CDS encoding response regulator, with the protein MIELKRILLVEDSANDVALTLAALEEVNLANEVVVVRDGQQALDYLFRKGEFAGRKDGHPAVVLLDLKLPKVDGLEVLEKVKGAPELKAVPVVMLTSSREERDLARSYGLGVNAYVVKPVAFPDFVSALRELGLFWAVVNQPPPGAPGVGGPK; encoded by the coding sequence GTGATCGAGCTCAAGAGAATCCTCCTGGTGGAAGACAGCGCCAACGACGTGGCGCTCACGCTGGCGGCGTTGGAGGAGGTGAATCTGGCCAACGAGGTGGTGGTGGTCCGCGACGGTCAGCAGGCGCTGGACTACCTCTTCCGCAAGGGCGAGTTCGCGGGCCGGAAGGACGGCCACCCGGCGGTGGTGCTGCTGGACTTGAAGCTGCCGAAGGTGGATGGGCTGGAGGTGCTGGAGAAGGTGAAGGGTGCTCCGGAGCTGAAGGCCGTGCCCGTGGTGATGCTCACCTCGTCGCGCGAGGAGCGGGACCTGGCGCGCAGCTACGGCCTGGGCGTGAACGCCTACGTGGTGAAGCCGGTGGCCTTCCCGGACTTCGTGTCCGCGCTGCGCGAGCTGGGGCTCTTCTGGGCGGTGGTGAACCAGCCGCCGCCGGGCGCGCCCGGTGTCGGGGGGCCCAAGTGA